One window of Catharus ustulatus isolate bCatUst1 chromosome 3, bCatUst1.pri.v2, whole genome shotgun sequence genomic DNA carries:
- the LOC116994079 gene encoding cytochrome b5 reductase 4: MLNVTPPAFPAPGSQQRAAAGARSKVPLKPGRSLMDWIRLTKSGKDLTGLKGRLIEVTEDELSKHNKKEDCWICIRGFVYNVTPYMEYHPGGEDELMKAAGTDGTDLFDQVHRWVNYESMLKECLVGRMAVKPIAAPKEISSTVSEDKKQLNGVLPEKKVVASSAKDLSPSYDWFQTDSLITIVIYTKQKDMNAELVIVDCQDKRLRGEIIIDDHSYLVEVDLDHAVSEDVAVNIAEKVGKVEIVLNKKDNIHWKMLGQPLEGHNTFIKRTDRGLFYRKCKLVSKTEVTHDTKLFCLMLPKGTLLHVPTGQHVYLKQIIAGTEVVKPYTPVLPSLPLDFQESPHQDGVHIYLMIKIYSHGLFTQALDHLQIGDYISVSNPEGNFKKSQVQTSEDLLLLAGGTGFTPMVKLLNFALTEVSCLRTVKLIFFNKTEDDILWRNQLEQLALKDERFEVQFILSQPSEDWVGKQGKISSSLLSEFVKRSRRDSKALICICGPTPFTEQGVQYLKDLGYSQEEIHAFTA, translated from the exons ATGCTGAACGTGACGCCGCCGGCCTTCCCCGCGCCCGGCTCCCAGCAGCGAGCGGCAGCGGGTGCCCGCAGCAAG gtaccTTTAAAACCAGGAAGGAGTCTTATGGATTGGATTCGGCTAACTAAAAGTGGGAAGGACTTGACTGGTTTGAAAGGGAGGCTGATCGAAGTGACTGAAGATGAGCTCTCTAAACACAACAAAAAGGAGGACTGCTGGATATGTATAAGAG GATTTGTATATAATGTCACACCATATATGGAATACCATCCAGGTGGTGAGGATGAACtaatgaaagcagcaggaacTGATGGTACAGATCTCTTTGATCAG GTTCATCGTTGGGTCAATTATGAATCAATGCTGAAGGAATGTCTTGTTGGGAGAATGGCTGTCAAGCCTATTGCTGCTCCAAAAG AGATTTCTTCTACTGTATCTGAAGACAAGAAACAACTTAATG GTGTGCTTCCTGAGAAGAAAGTAGTGGCTTCCTCTGCTAAAGATTTAAGTCCGAG ttaCGACTGGTTCCAAACAGACAGTTTGATCACAATTGTCATATATACTAAACAGAAG GATATGAATGCAGAGTTGGTGATAGTTGACTGTCAAGACAAACGATTAAGGGGAGAGATCATCATTGATGACCACTCATATCTTGTAGAAGTTG aCTTGGATCATGCAGTTTCAGAAGATGTGGCTG TAAATATTGCTGAAAAAGTAGGAAAAGTAGAGATTGTCTTAAATAAAAAGGATAACATTCATTGGAAAAtgctgggacagcccctggAGGGTCATAATACATTTATCAAACGCACAGACAGAG GACTGTTCTACAGAAAATGCAAGTTGGTTTCTAAGACAGAAGTTACCCATGACACCAAACTCTTCTGCCTAATGTTGCCTAAGGGCACACTTCTCCATGTTCCCACTGGACAACATGTTTACCTCAAACAAATTATTGCAG GGACAGAGGTAGTAAAACCATACACACCTGTGTTGCCTTCTTTGCCACTGGACTTCCAAGAATCACCTCACCAGGATGGTGTGCATATATATTTAATGATTAAAATTTATTCCCATGGACTGTTCACACAGGCACTTGATCACCTACAAATTG gagaCTATATTTCTGTCAGCAATCCTGAAGGCAACTTCAAGAAGTCACAAGTTCAGACTTCAGAAGATCTCCTTTTATTGGCAGGCGGCACAGGTTTCACACCAATGGTTAAGCTGCTGAATTTTGCTCTGACTGAAGTTAGCTGTCTCAG gacagTGAAGCTGATCTTCTTCAACAAAACTGAGGATGACATACTCTGGAGAAACCAACTAGAGCAATTAGCTCTTAAAGATGAAAG GTTTGAGGTTCAGTTCATTCTTTCACAACCATCAGAAGACTGGGTAGGTAAACAGGGGAagatttcttcctctcttctctctgagtttgtgaaaagaagcagaagagacTCCAAAGCACTTATCTGCATCTGTGGTCCAACACCTTTTACAGAACAAGGAGTACA ATATCTGAAGGATCTTGGATACTCCCAAGAAGAGATACACGCTTTTACTGCATAA
- the RIPPLY2 gene encoding protein ripply2, translating to MSRGRWGLRAAQRQPPAIKASVPAGGSARPAAADRRRMEGACPRPLSAALPPQGHSPLSSSRCGGRPGAALTALPSARSPAPFWRPWVAAPGEAARRSGPGPIAPRSPGGLAEASRKLAQYTHPVRLFWPKSRCYDYLYQEAEALLKNFPVQATISFYEDSDSEDDEDELEQDSRTESSC from the exons ATGAGccgggggaggtgggggctccgcGCCGCGCAGCGCCAGCCGCCGGCTATAAAAGCCTCCGTGCCCGCGggcggcagcgccaggccagcGGCCGCGGACCGGCGGAGGATGGAGGGCGCCTGCCCCCGCCCGCTCTCGGCGGCGCTGCCCCCGCAGGGCCACTcgcccctctcctcctcccggtgcgggggccggcccggtgctgccctgaCGGCCCTGCCCTCGGCCCGCAGCCCTGCGCCCTTCTGGAGGCCGTGGGTAGCCGCGCCGGGGGAGGCGGCCCggcggagcggccccggccccatAGCG CCTCGCAGCCCCGGCGGGCTGGCGGAAGCCTCCCGAAAGCTGGCGCAGTACACGCACCCCGTCAG ACTATTTTGGCCCAAATCAAGATGCTATGATTACTTGTATCAGGAAGCTGAAGCACTTCTGAAAAACTTCCCAGTTCAGGCTACGATATCCTTTTACGAAGACTCGGATagtgaagatgatgaagatgaacTGGAACAAGATTCAAGAACAGAATCAAGTTGCTGA